The region GGCGCGATGGAGGCCGTGCCGCTGGGCGTGCGGGTCGGCGTGGACGCGGCCGTGCTGCGCGACCTGGCCAAGGTGCCGAGGTTCGGCGGCGACGCCAAGTCGATCGGCCGGTGGCTGGCGGCGTTCCCGACCGACCTGCCGGCCTCCGGGCGGGCGCGCACGATCGGCATCCCGACCTGGTTCTACGGCCACGAGCCGCCCAACCCGGCGTGCGAGCTGCACGCCAAGTACTTCGCGAACTCGGTGCGCGAGGAGGGCCTGCTCACCGTCGCGACCGGGGGCATCGTCTACACCCCCGGCAGCGCGGGCACCGTGCAGGAGGTGTTCCAGGACTACACCCAGAACCACTACGCCTCGGTCGGCCCGGCCGCGCCGATGGTGTTCCTGGGCAAGGACTTCTGGGTCACCGAGGTGCCCGCCGCGCCGCTGGTGCAGCGGTTGGCGCGCGGCCGGGAGGCCGAGCGCTGGATCCTGGTCACCGACGACGTGGCGGAGGCCGTGGAGTTCCTCGGCGAGTACGCCGCCCAGCTCCAGCCCGCCCAGCTCTAGCCGGCTCGGCTCCGGCCCGCTCGGCTCCGGCCCGCTCAGGTCCGGCCACTCAGGCCGGGCGGGCCAGCCCCTCGACCACCTCGGCGCCGGGCAGCTTGGCCAGCACCTCGCCGGGCACCAGCAGCTTGCTGCCCCGGATGCCGCTGCCGATCACCAGTTCCGGCGCGGCGGCGACCTCGGGAGAGAGCAGCACCGGCCAGTCGGCGGGCAGCCCGACCGGCGTGATGCCGCCGTACTCCATGCCGGTCAGCGCCACGGCGTCGTCCATCGGCGCGAACGACGCGCGCCGGGCGTCCAGCCGGCGGCGCACGACGCCGTTGACGTCGGCGCGGGTGGTCGCGAGCACGACGCACGCGGCGTACCGGATCGTGTCACCGCGCTTGCCGGCCACGATCACGCAGTTCGCGGACGCGTCGAGCGGCGAGCCGTAATGGGCGCAGAACTCGGCGGTGTCCGCCAGGGTCGCGTCGATCTCGGAGACCGCGAGGCGGTTCCCGTCGGGCAGCGCGCGCAGCGCGGCGGCCACCGGCCCGGCCACCAGGTCGAGGTGGTCGAGCACGGGCGCGGGGGTCAGCTTTCCGGCGATGGTCCACACACCGACCATCCTGCCGGCTCGCCTTGACGTTGACGCAGCGTCAACCTCTACCGTGGTGGACGCAGGGGAGGTGACGGGTCATGGCCTGGTCGATCGCGCAGGTCGCGCGGATGTCGAAGGTGACGTCCAGGACGTTGCGGCACTACGACTCGATCGGCCTGCTGCCGCCGGCCTGGATCGGCGGCAACGGCTACCGCTACTACGAGCGGGAGCAGTTGGTGCGGCTCCAGCAGATCCTGCTGCTGCGGGACCTCGGGCTGAACCTGGACACGGTGTCCGAGGTGCTCGACGGCCGGCACCGCACGGTGGACGTGCTGCGCAACCACCAGCGGTGGCTGCGGACCGAGCAGGACCGGCTGTCCCGGCTGGCCGACACCGTCGCCAAGACGATCACCGAACTGGAAGGGGGTGAGCACAACATGAAGATGGAAGAGCTGTTCGACGGCTTCGACGCCGACCGCCAGGCCCGCTACGAGGCGGAGCTGGTGCAGCGCTACGGCGACGGCATGCGGGAGCACGTCGACGCGAGCAAGAGCCGGATGCGCGGCTGGAGCAAGGCCGACGCCGACGGGTTCAAGGCGGAGTGGGCCGCCGTCGCGAAGGCGTACGGCGAGCTGTTCGACGCGGGCGTCGCGCCCGACGCGCCGCAGGCGCTGGAGGTGACCGACCGGCACTACCGGTGGATCTGCCTGAGCTGGACCCCGAACCGGGAGTCCTACACCGGGCTGGGCCGGCTGTACGTCGACGCGCCGGACTTCAAGGTGCAGTTCGACGCCCACGCCGAGGGTTTCGCCGAGTGGGTGCGTGAGGCGATCACGGCCTACGCGGACACCCGGCTCTAGCGGACCGCGGGGAGGTGCACATCCCCGCGGGCTACAACCCGAACGCCTTGATCAGCTCGCGGTCGAACGCGGGCAGGTCGTCGGGGTTGCGGCTGGTCACGAGCGTCCAGCCGTTCATGGTGCAGACCTGCACCTCCAGGTCGTCCCACTGCCCGCCGGCGTTGCGGATGTCGGTGGCCAGGCTCGGGAACGAGGTGAGCATCTTGCCGCGCACCACGTCGGCCTCGACCAGCAGCCACGGCCCGTGGCAGATCGACGCGATCGGCTTGCCGGCGGCGACGTGCGCCTTGACGAACGCCACGGCGTGCCGGTCCATCCGCAGGAAGTCGGCGTTGGCGACCCCGCCCGGGATGACGACGCCGTCGTAGTCCATCGGGTCGGCGTGCGCGAACGGCACGTCGACCTGGAAGGTGTCGGCCGGCGTGAGGTGGTTGAACCCCTGGACCTCGCCCAGCTTCGGCGCGAGCAGCCTTGGCACCGCGCCCGTCTTCTCGACGTGCTGCCACGGGTCGGTGAGCTCGACCTGCTCGATCCCCTCTTCGGCGACCAGGAATGCGATCTTCTTCGGTTCGGCCATGCCCTTCGGCTACCCGCCGAGGAAATCGCCCAACCACCCGCGCACGTCACTCCGATGGGTCAACCAGGAGGGCACGAGTTCGAGCCGGCCGGCGGGGAACGCGCCGGCGGTGGCCTTCGCGATCTCCTCCGGGTGCAGCGGGTCCCGGGTCGCGCCGACGACCAGCACCGGGACCTGCACCGCGGCCAGCAGCGCGCGGTCCGGGACGGCGACCTGGCCGGGCAGTTCGGCCAGCGCCCCGTCCAGCCGGGCGAACGCCCGCCGGCGCTCCGCCAGGTACTCCGGCGGCCCGCCGACGACGGTGATCGCGTACTCGCGGGCCAACAGCCGGCGCGGCTCGTCCAGCACGGCGGGCAGCAGCAGCGCGACCCGTTCGAACGCGTCCGGGTCGTCGGCCAGCAGCGCCATCAGCGCGCCGGCGGTGAGCGAGACGCCGATCGCCCGGGTCGCGCCCACCTCGCGGGCGACCAGGCGCAGGTCGGCGGCGATCCGCCGGTAGTTCCAGTACCCGGCGGGCGCGTCCGGGGCGTCGCCGTGCGACGGGAGGGTGACCACGACCTTCGTGCCGGGCAGCCCGGACGTGGGCAGCCGGGCCTCGCCGGGCGTCGCGCCCAGGCCGTGGCCGACCAGGGTGACCGGCGTCCCGGAGCCGAAGCTCCGGTAGGTCACCACCTCGGGCCGCGCTGCACCTCGATCAGCCGGGGGCGCACGTCCACCAGGTAGACCAGCACGGCGACCAGGCCGGCCAGCCAGAACATCGCGCCGGGGCTGTTGAGGCTGAACAGCAGCAGCGCGAACGTGCCGCCGCCGGTGATGCCCAGCCACGCGGGCTTGGTCAGCCGCTCGGCGGCGGTGTAGGCCTCGGCCTTCTGGGACAGCGCGTGCACGAACGCGAACACGCCGATGACGAGCCCGGCGTAGTACGCCAGGATCATGATCCACTGGTCGAGGTAGATCAGGTCCAAAGGCGGAAACGGGGAGAGCACACCCCCAGACTACGTGCGCGGCGCGTCCGGGGTACAGCCGAAACGGGACGTCCCGGACAGGACGCCCCGTGACGGTGGGCTCACCCGGCGGTGTCGCCGGCCTTCTTCGGGGTGGTCGGACGGGCCGCGGCGGGCTTGCGCGCGGCGGTCGTCTTGGGCGCGGCGGCGGTGCTGCGGGCGGACGCGGTCCGGTTGGCCGCCTTGCGGGCGGTGCTGCGCACGTCGTGCGCCACGTCGTCACCGGCCTCGGTCACCGCGGACGCGAGCTTCTCGCTGGTCTCGTCGACCTCGCGGGCGACCTTCTCGCCGACCGAGCGGGTCCGGCGGGTCACCTTGCCGAGCACGTCGTCGGCCAGGTCGCGGGCGTCGGAGGCGGCGGCGCCGGTGCGCTTCTGCGCGGTCTCGACGGCGGCCTCGACCTCGCTGAGCGCCTTCTGCACCTGCGGCTGGCTCTTGAGCCGGTCCAGCGCCTCCTGGCCGTGCTCGGCGAGGTACTGGTAGAGGTTGAGCGCGGACTGGGTGTAGGCGTCCACGATCTTGCGCAGCTCGGCCGGCTCGAACTTGTCGCGCAGGTCCTGGAGGTCGGCGGACTCGGCGGCGGTCTTGGCGGCCTCGGCGCGCTCCTTGGTCTTGTTCAGCGCGTCGATCACGGCCTTCGCGGCCAGGTCGCCGGCGCCCAGGGCGGCCAGCAGCGGCGTGCGGGCGGCGGCGACGACCTGCTCGCCCGCCTTGCGCAGCTCCTCGGTGGTGGGCAGGTTCGACATGGAGTTCACTCCTCGGGCTTCGGTTGGGACTCGGGCTTCGGGTGGGGCTCAGGCTTCGGTTGGTGCTGGGGCTGCCGGCCGGCGGTGTTCTCCCGCCGGAAGGACTCGTAGACGTCGAGCAGCACCTGCTTCTGCCGCTCGGTCAGGTCGGGGGCGGTGACGATGGCGTCGGCCAGCGCGCCGCCTTCGCGCTGCTCCAGGAACCCGGCCTCGACGTAGAGCGCCTCCGCCGAGATCCGCAGCCCCTTGGCGATCTGCTGGAGGATCTCCGCGCTGGGCTTGCGCAGCCCCCGCTCGATCTGGCTCAGGTAAGGGTTGGACACCCCGGCCAGCTTCGCCAGTTGGCGCAGCGAGATCTTGGCCGTGTTGCGCTGTTCGCGGATGTACTCGCCGAGGTCGGCGACGGCCCGGTCGATGGACTTCTTGTCCGGCACGTCCACTTCCGGCACCTCCTCGATCCGTTTTCGACGGTACGCCGAGGTGCTAGCTCCTGCAAGCGCCCTGCTAGCAATTCGGACGTGGGCTCGCCCACAGCGCTAACGTGGGGTGGGTGGACCTGGCCGCCAACCTGCGCGAAGAGCTGGTCGACTCGCTGGTCGCCGCCGGCGTGCTCGGCGACGACCGGTGGGCGACGGCGTTCCGCGAGGTGCCCCGGCACCTGTTCGTCCAGCGGTTCTTCGTGGCGACCACCGACGGCTGGACCCCGGTGACCGCCGAGCACCCGGACTTCCTGTCGCTGGTCTACCGCAACCAGGTCTGCGTCACC is a window of Saccharothrix espanaensis DSM 44229 DNA encoding:
- a CDS encoding LOG family protein, translating into MRTEIRDLDQVHAADDLRGAVLIGLDLTGVDLRVPLDGALFLGCLLSPSGQRRADAAGALVFPNIPDVPYRVYRSALYTPAELFAGFDPGRPATYADTPDARIYRHSKRQGHHPDPLHALAERLHDHAITEALDEALTGTPVAVMGGHALGRDTDGYRRAVALGAALGAAGFTVLTGGGPGAMEAVPLGVRVGVDAAVLRDLAKVPRFGGDAKSIGRWLAAFPTDLPASGRARTIGIPTWFYGHEPPNPACELHAKYFANSVREEGLLTVATGGIVYTPGSAGTVQEVFQDYTQNHYASVGPAAPMVFLGKDFWVTEVPAAPLVQRLARGREAERWILVTDDVAEAVEFLGEYAAQLQPAQL
- a CDS encoding YbaK/EbsC family protein, with the translated sequence MVGVWTIAGKLTPAPVLDHLDLVAGPVAAALRALPDGNRLAVSEIDATLADTAEFCAHYGSPLDASANCVIVAGKRGDTIRYAACVVLATTRADVNGVVRRRLDARRASFAPMDDAVALTGMEYGGITPVGLPADWPVLLSPEVAAAPELVIGSGIRGSKLLVPGEVLAKLPGAEVVEGLARPA
- a CDS encoding MerR family transcriptional regulator encodes the protein MAWSIAQVARMSKVTSRTLRHYDSIGLLPPAWIGGNGYRYYEREQLVRLQQILLLRDLGLNLDTVSEVLDGRHRTVDVLRNHQRWLRTEQDRLSRLADTVAKTITELEGGEHNMKMEELFDGFDADRQARYEAELVQRYGDGMREHVDASKSRMRGWSKADADGFKAEWAAVAKAYGELFDAGVAPDAPQALEVTDRHYRWICLSWTPNRESYTGLGRLYVDAPDFKVQFDAHAEGFAEWVREAITAYADTRL
- a CDS encoding type 1 glutamine amidotransferase domain-containing protein, encoding MAEPKKIAFLVAEEGIEQVELTDPWQHVEKTGAVPRLLAPKLGEVQGFNHLTPADTFQVDVPFAHADPMDYDGVVIPGGVANADFLRMDRHAVAFVKAHVAAGKPIASICHGPWLLVEADVVRGKMLTSFPSLATDIRNAGGQWDDLEVQVCTMNGWTLVTSRNPDDLPAFDRELIKAFGL
- a CDS encoding alpha/beta fold hydrolase, with amino-acid sequence MVTYRSFGSGTPVTLVGHGLGATPGEARLPTSGLPGTKVVVTLPSHGDAPDAPAGYWNYRRIAADLRLVAREVGATRAIGVSLTAGALMALLADDPDAFERVALLLPAVLDEPRRLLAREYAITVVGGPPEYLAERRRAFARLDGALAELPGQVAVPDRALLAAVQVPVLVVGATRDPLHPEEIAKATAGAFPAGRLELVPSWLTHRSDVRGWLGDFLGG
- a CDS encoding DUF2516 family protein, encoding MLSPFPPLDLIYLDQWIMILAYYAGLVIGVFAFVHALSQKAEAYTAAERLTKPAWLGITGGGTFALLLFSLNSPGAMFWLAGLVAVLVYLVDVRPRLIEVQRGPRW
- a CDS encoding helix-turn-helix domain-containing protein, with the translated sequence MDVPDKKSIDRAVADLGEYIREQRNTAKISLRQLAKLAGVSNPYLSQIERGLRKPSAEILQQIAKGLRISAEALYVEAGFLEQREGGALADAIVTAPDLTERQKQVLLDVYESFRRENTAGRQPQHQPKPEPHPKPESQPKPEE